gaagtgtttctctctagtgtctgcactctgatctctggtgtttctctctagtgtctgcactctgatctctgaagtgtttctctctagtgtctgcactctgatctctgaagtgttactctctagtgtcttcactctgatctctgaagtgtttctctctagtgtctgcactctgatctcTGAAGTGTTACTCTCTAGTGTCTTCACTCTTATCTCTGAAGTGTTTCtctctagtgtctgcactctgatctctgaagtgttactctctagtgtctgcactctgatcccTGAAGTTTGACTTTTGTTTCCAGTTTTCAAAGTCCAACTTTTGGAGTCCGACAACTGGAGTACAGGTTTTTCAATCTAACTTTTAGAATTCAGCATTAGTAATCAAAAGTTTTGGTAGCCTGATTCGGGAATTGTAACCTGAAATCCTGCTCTGCGAATCCCATTTCTATAATCCTACAGCTCTATACTCAAGGATATTTGGATTAACAGTCTTCCTCTCTCACCAAGAGAATTCGGTTCCCTCAGAGATTTAGAATAACTCGAGCAGTGTGAGTCCGAATGGTGACTTAAATTATTTAACTTTGGGAATGGTAAAAGTTGGTTTAAGTGACGTTAAGAGTTTAATCGCTTGCCAGAAATGTCGACTTAGCGGTGCATTAAGTAGGCGTCTAGAGACGTCCGAGACCACCATCACTTGTTAGAGAGCTCACTAATTAAAAAAAAGACACATGGATATAAAAGTTACAAATATATTTCTAAACCAATATTATACAAGTTCCATTAAAACATGGTATATAGGGACTAGTGGCACGGTCGGCAAGGTTGTGTCCTCACTCTCGACTGATAGGCACCGCCTCTCCTCCCAAGTTCGTCTTTAGTTCATTGCCCTCCTCTGGGAGGATAGACAGCCgggatgggaggggggagggtagaAGTTAACATAGAGTTACGTCCACAGCGAGATAATTTGCGAGACCAGATAGTCTCCGAGGCAGAAGTCACTCTCGCCCACTCTTAGACCCAGCGAACTGGACAATACAAGGCAAGGGGGTGTATATTGACAAGTATACGTACTGGTAATGCAAAAAATCCAAATCTCACCTCCTTGCAGATTTCCACCGGGGATATAAATCAGAACATATAATTTAAGTACCAGAGATACAACATTTAATTAAGTCGTATATCAACGGGTGTTGGAATCGTGTATGAGGTTAATGTAAATAGTAAGACTTTTATTTTCGCACTATTTCCGACAAAAATAAAAGCTTGCAGATCCACACAAAAAAAGTCACACGCAGCAGTAGTTAGTTTTGTACACTAGTCTGCATCATTGACAAAGCTGGGAAAAACATAAGCTTTGTAATGAATGCCACTTAGCACAAGGTTCACTCTTATATTttgataatatatttatttttccttTTCACTGAAATTAttcgaggcctggtcatagaccgggccgcgggggcgttgattcccgaaaccctctccaggtattctccaggtaaaTTAAGCTCATAAAGAGGCGAGTCTGCGGAACTGTGCGTCACATATCTGCATTAAATATTCAGTTTGCGTCACATATTTGCGTTAAACTGTCGTCAATTACCACTGAAACGAACTGAGAGAAAATTTACGATACCCCAGGACACTTCTCACACAAGCAAATTCATCACTTGCAACAAACTGGTCGGCAGGCAACACTAACCAACACCTGacagccatgttgacagagcaTGCTAGCCAACACCTGGCAGCCAGTTCGATAGAGCATGCTAGCCAACACCTGACAGCCAGGTCGATAGAACTTGCTAGCCAACACCTGACAGCGACAGTAAGTGATGTTTTCAAATCTGCTCGTGAGAGGAAATAGCAAGAGCTTTCCGACTTAAAATATTTTCTCGTTGGAGCTTCATACAAAACACAAATTCTATAGCATTTCTTTGATCCCAGAGCATCTGAAGTCTTCTATGGAAAATTTACTTccccacttacacacacacacacacacacacacacacacacacacacacacacacacacacacacacacacacacacacgcaaggctagttccagagctaaggggaatgtcttacgaagaaaggttaagggaaatcggcctgacgacactggaggacaggaggattaggggagacttgataacaacatacaaaatgctgcgtgaatagacaaggtggacagagacaggatgttccagagatgggacacagaaacaagggatcacaattggaagttgaagacccagatcagtcaaagggatgttaggaagtacttcttcagccatagCATAGTCAggagtggaataacctagcaagtgaggtagaggaggcaggaaccatacatagccttaagatgaggtatgataaagctcatgaagcagggagagagaggacctagtaccactcagtgacgaggcggggccaggagctgagtctcgacccctgcaaccacaattaggtgagtacacacacacacacacacacacacacacacacacacaaccactgacAGTCTCATCATCTGCGTGGTCTCCGTTCACAACTCAGTCACGAGATTTTCAGCTTAAGTTACTCTGAGCTCCACACGCACACATGACTCCAATGGTAATGACTTTATCCCGAAAGTCTGATAAACTTTTAATTCAGTGAGCGGATTGCCGAAACCCCAATTTCCCTCTTGCACCATTAGTAATTTCAAAGTTCTCCAAACTATTACGCACGAGAGCGAATGGAAGAAGGAACGCTTTTGCATTCAGTCCATCTTGAGTTCTATCCGAATTTTTGAATCCAGAGGACAAACTATTCTGAGCTTGTCTGGCTTGTTAGAACCTGGTCGATGCAAGGGTGAACACATCTGCGTCACTACCAGTGCTCCTTCTGTTGATGAGTCTATCTTGAAGTTGCCGAGAATGTCTCTTCTCTTGCTGCCCGGAGAGTACATCATAACGGCGGCTCCTGGAGCGTCCAGCTTTATGCTTCTCTGCGACTCTCTCTTGAAGCTCCCCGACAAGCCTTTCCTCGTGTCCCCTGGCATGTCCAGTTTGAAGCTCCCCGACGAGCCCTTCCTCGTATCCCCTGGCATGTCCAGTTTGAAGCTCCCCGAGGAGCCTTTCCTCGTGACCCCTGGCATGTCCAGTTTGCAGCTTCCTGATGAGCCTTTCCTCGCGTTCCCTGGTGTATCTAGTTTTAATGTTTCTGGGGATTCCTTTTTGAAGCTCCCGGAAGGACTCTTGTTTTGTGTCTCTAGTTTGTAGCTGCCAGAAGGACTCTTGAAGCTTCCGGATGGGCTCTGGAAGCTCCCTGAGGGACTCTTCTTGGAAGTCTCCGTCTTGCCGTTTCCTGATGGGCTTCTTTGAGGGGTTTGCAGCTTGAAGCTCCCAGAAACGTTTTTGAAGTTCTCGGAGGGGCTTTTCTTTGGGGTTTCCAGCTTGAAGCTTCCTGGGTATTCTCTCTTGAAGCACCCAGATGGGCTTTTCTTTGGTGTCTCCAGTTTGAAACTCCCTGGATAGTCTCTCCTGAAGTTCTCGGGATGGCTCTTCTTCGGGGTATCTAACTTGAAGCTTCCAAGAGGTTCCCATTTGAAGCTCCCAGATGGGCTTTTCTTTGTTGTGTCTTGCTTGAAGCTCCCAGGAGACTCCCTCTTGAAACTCCCCGATGGGCTCTTGAAGCTCCCAGAAGGGCTTTTGTAGCTTCCAGAGGGGCTCCTCTGTGGCGTGTGGAGCTTGCAGCTTCCCGTGGAGTCCTTCCTCATACTTCCTTGCATCTCTAGTTTGAAGCTGCCTGATGACTCCCTCCTGAAAATACCGATAGTCTCCCTCGTTAGGTTCCCGCAAGAGCCCTTGCGCGTGCCTCCAGGTATGTCCAGTTTGAAGCTTCCTGGCGAGTCCCTCTTGTAAATAACTGGAGAATCCGTCATGAACGTCCCACATGAGTTTCTCCTCACGCTTCCTGGGATCTCCAGCTTGAAGCTCCCTGGGGATTCCCTCCTGAAGGCATTCGGTATTTCTCTTCTGAAACTTCCCGGTGAATCCTTGTTCAGGATACTGGAGATCTCCATTCTTCCTGGGATGTCCAACTTGAAGCTTCCCGATGGGCTCTTGAAGTTCTTGGAGGGGCTCTTTGGATTTTCTAATTTGAAGCTTCCGGAAGCATTTTTGGAGCTGTCGGAGGGGCTCTTCTTTGAACTTTCCAGTTTGAAGCTTCCGCCAGATATGCTCCTCTTCGAGCTTTCCAACTTGTAACTGCCTGGGGAACTCTTCCTGGAGCTCCCACAGTAATCTTTCTTGAAACTCCCTTGATATTCCCGTTTGAAACTCCCGTGGGTTTCGCTTTTGAAACTCCCATAGATTTCGCTTTTGAAGGAGGCACTCCTCTTTGGCTTGTCCACCTTGAAGGCCCTCTGGGCGTCCATCATCGTGCTCTCTGGAGTGCCCgtcccgctgctgctgctggtgctcacCACACTCCTGCCGGAGGAACAAACACTTCCTGGAATTACTGCATAAGATTTTACTTCGTGTACGTTTAGTGAAGGTTGCTGGCGATGGGGTTGGTAAGGAGGACAGAAGAAGGAAGTGTTTGATATAAGACAGAGCAACAAAAATAAAGACAGTATGCAAGGACTAAGAGGTGAACGGGACATACATTTTCTAATTATATACTGCATGTGTAAAATATTTACATCACTAAATTAACTGTGCAAATTAATAATACATTATTGGACTAACTAACAGTCTTACTATATAACATTAGGATAGCTATAATTTTTGCTAAAACAATTTTCGAATTTGTATTCCTTCTTAAATTAAGCATTACTGCTAGGGATCTTGGGGAATTATGTACGAGTAAAACATTCACATTTAATTAAGGGTAATGAATAACACTGGATAACTGTGTTGTCACACTCAAATCAACAGAGACAACCAACGGAGCTTCTGTGATGTGTCTGCACAGCAATGTTATTATTATAGCGCAAACCGATAAGAACAACTGTCACTTCTTGCAAATTCCAAATATTTTATTAGTATTTTAATCATTATTGGTTCATTTGACTTGAGTGCTCCTAACACAGCCACAATAAGAGGCTAACAATTTTATCTAGGGAGTCTAGTGTTTACTGGGGGATGAATATAATGCATCACTGTTTACATACCAGGAGGGAAATATACGTGCATATGGGGGTCTGGAAAACTGGTAGATTTCCAGGCCCTGGACACAAGGGGAAGAGCGGAAGTGAGGTTAGACATACCTGAGGAGAAGTGACACAGGGTTGACACTATCTAGTACGGGACTAGACCGAGCTCTCCCGGTGGTTGGGGCTGCCAGCTTTGTCTCTGGGGTTAACTAAAGGAATCCTGGGAGAGTCACTCTCAAGCTGGAAGGCCACGGTGGAGGTGGATCCGTGGTGGTTgacggaggagggagaggaggttgtggtggaggttgtggtagtggtggaagagcaAGGTGGTGTAGCCCGTCCTGAGGAGAGAGAGCCTGTCCTCCCCAGTGTAAAAGAGTGATGTGAGTAAGGGGTTGACAGGGAGGCCAGAACGTCCCTGGTGTATGGGGATTCTCCCGATGAAGGCTCTCGAGGGTAAGACCTGGGCAAGGTGGTGGAGAGGTCATGGGTGTACGACGGAAGGAGGGTCGTGTGCTCTGGGGCGTAATGGGCGTACACTGTAGGCTGGGTGGTAGAGGTGCGAGCGGTGGGCGTGGAGGCGGCCAGTGGGCACCCCATGTGAAGAATGGGGTCAGTCTCCCGCGGCAGCAGCACCCCCTTCTGTGAGGGGATAGGTGGCAAGGGGCGTTAAGTCATgactataaacacacacacatcacatatgtacggacacacacacacacacacacacacacacacacacacacacacacacacacacacacacacacacatacatacatacatatatacacgcatacacacgcccATACATGCTACTAGTGATGTCCTCAAGGACCATCCATTATGCCAATTCTGTTCCTGATATATATGAATAGTCTAAATTTGAAAATGTTATTAAAACATAACAACAGAACACGAGAAACAGAAAGATCTGACACATGGAAGTGTCTTGCAAGCTTGTATATGACACTACACTGGTGCCACAGATAATAAATAAAAGATGAGAAACACTATGCAAGAAAACTTGAACAAACTGAAAAAACAGTCCAGCAAGTGGTTATTAGTGTTCAAGTACTAACAAGAGCAAAACAATGATGATAGGAGACAAAATAACACTTGGAACGGGGTTAGATGAGATAAGTTTGTTAGTGAATCTGGCGTTCAAGGGGCGGAGGTTCGAGCCTCCAACATGATTAATGATGTtgaattagacaaatgtgcaactcttgggtatctttattgaggaaacgtttcgccacacagcggcttcatcagtccatacaaaggagaaacttgaagaacaggaggagaatgaggtaatcagtccctcagccttgagtcgatgtggtcagtccatcaatcttgaatgtgtctaattcaacaacatgtcggttctctgaaccattcatctacaatgatgAATGATCAAAAAGAATTTACCATTTCAAATAAATTTAATTAACCTAAAAGGCGAACAAGAACCGATGAGAGACACCTGAGGCTGGACATCACACCGAGCCTATCACCTGACTTGaacatggaaacataaacacatgcagtttaatgtgatcctttattgacaacgtttcgctcacacagtgggctttttcaagtcacaaacagatctacctggggtggaaggtacgggagtatttaaagtcaggttcagaatgttgaggtcaggtggagaatgctgcatctgatgatctaccgggtggggttatagagtcttgggtagcttggcaggggtattggacaagttgtgagtagaccttctgcagtgttctatgttcttatgtgggatagcgatgaagaagtttcttggcgagtggttcagctatgttatagaagccgttgttccggttgaaattgttggttatagagataagcgatgattccaggattcttcggtattgagtgttgtcttctgtgttgtcttctgtggcaaacatgtttccaacatctttttcaatacatcattccaagtatctacctccacaaccacgaccatcaaggacatcaccagtagtagacaggacaagcttccatcctctgcagggg
This region of Cherax quadricarinatus isolate ZL_2023a chromosome 6, ASM3850222v1, whole genome shotgun sequence genomic DNA includes:
- the LOC128692973 gene encoding muscle M-line assembly protein unc-89, translated to MMDAQRAFKVDKPKRSASFKSEIYGSFKSETHGSFKREYQGSFKKDYCGSSRKSSPGSYKLESSKRSISGGSFKLESSKKSPSDSSKNASGSFKLENPKSPSKNFKSPSGSFKLDIPGRMEISSILNKDSPGSFRREIPNAFRRESPGSFKLEIPGSVRRNSCGTFMTDSPVIYKRDSPGSFKLDIPGGTRKGSCGNLTRETIGIFRRESSGSFKLEMQGSMRKDSTGSCKLHTPQRSPSGSYKSPSGSFKSPSGSFKRESPGSFKQDTTKKSPSGSFKWEPLGSFKLDTPKKSHPENFRRDYPGSFKLETPKKSPSGCFKREYPGSFKLETPKKSPSENFKNVSGSFKLQTPQRSPSGNGKTETSKKSPSGSFQSPSGSFKSPSGSYKLETQNKSPSGSFKKESPETLKLDTPGNARKGSSGSCKLDMPGVTRKGSSGSFKLDMPGDTRKGSSGSFKLDMPGDTRKGLSGSFKRESQRSIKLDAPGAAVMMYSPGSKRRDILGNFKIDSSTEGALVVTQMCSPLHRPGSNKPDKLRIVCPLDSKIRIELKMD